Proteins encoded by one window of Rhodamnia argentea isolate NSW1041297 chromosome 6, ASM2092103v1, whole genome shotgun sequence:
- the LOC115734340 gene encoding patatin-like protein 6, whose amino-acid sequence MLFSTKDHSRPLFWEDDTWKFLADHGRKFYRSRPVSGSGGFSRRLRRGAPQLHDVATTALEKLMKESFGDGAEREPMLRNTRKPVLVPCYDLTSSAPLLFSRANALETNEFDFRLREVCQATLAEPGVLEQVRMRSVDGQTRCVAVGGALLMSNPGGAAVTHVLHNK is encoded by the coding sequence ATGCTCTTCTCCACAAAGGACCACAGCCGCCCGCTTTTCTGGGAAGACGACACATGGAAGTTCCTCGCCGACCACGGCCGGAAGTTCTACCGCTCGCGGCCCGTCTCCGGCTCGGGCGGGTTCTCGCGGAGGCTTCGGCGGGGGGCTCCGCAGCTCCATGACGTGGCGACGACAGCACTGGAGAAGCTCATGAAGGAGTCCTTCGGCGACGGGGCGGAGAGGGAGCCGATGTTGAGGAACACGCGGAAGCCGGTTTTGGTGCCGTGCTACGACCTAACGAGCTCGGCACCACTCCTGTTCTCGCGCGCTAACGCGCTAGAGACGAACGAGTTCGACTTTCGACTGCGGGAAGTGTGCCAGGCCACATTGGCAGAGCCCGGCGTCCTAGAGCAAGTGCGGATGCGGTCGGTGGACGGGCAGACGCGGTGCGTGGCGGTGGGAGGGGCACTGCTAATGAGCAACCCCGGGGGGGCGGCGGTCACGCACGTGCTGCACAACAAGTAG